The Chlorogloeopsis sp. ULAP01 genome window below encodes:
- a CDS encoding sugar ABC transporter substrate-binding protein gives MIQIRKFKQLTIWALLGLLTTWIISCSTGNVSTSTKQASSGAAKVEFWTMQLKPQFTDYFQSLIANFESQNSGIKINWVDIPWAEMQNKILTAVSAKTPPDVVNLNPDFASQLAGRNAWLDLDTKVPNNARSSYLPNIWKASTLNGKSFGIPWYLTTRLTIYNTDLLKQAGINKVPGTYTELAQAAQQIKDKTGKYAFFVTFVPQDSGEVLESFVQMGVNLVDAEGKAAFNSPQGKAAFQYWVDLYKKGLLPKEVLTQGHRHAIELYQAGETALLASGAEFLKQISKNAPAIAKYSDIAPQITGDTGKKNVAVMNVVIPRDTKQPDAAVKFALFVTNDENQLAFAKQANVLPSTVKALSDSYFKDVPVNASTIDRARTISASQLQQAEVLTPKLKNFNVLQKAIYENLQAAMLDEKTVDKALEDAAQEWNSTRS, from the coding sequence ATGATTCAAATTCGGAAATTCAAACAATTAACTATTTGGGCGCTACTTGGTTTATTGACAACTTGGATTATCAGTTGCAGCACAGGTAACGTCAGCACAAGCACAAAACAGGCATCTTCAGGAGCGGCAAAAGTTGAGTTTTGGACTATGCAACTCAAACCTCAATTTACCGACTACTTCCAAAGCCTGATTGCAAATTTTGAATCACAAAACTCAGGTATAAAGATTAACTGGGTAGATATACCTTGGGCGGAAATGCAAAACAAAATTTTAACAGCTGTCTCCGCAAAAACGCCACCTGATGTTGTTAACCTAAATCCAGATTTTGCGTCGCAATTAGCAGGTCGAAATGCTTGGTTAGATTTGGATACAAAAGTTCCAAATAACGCTCGTTCCTCCTATTTACCCAATATATGGAAAGCTAGTACGCTTAATGGTAAGAGTTTTGGGATACCCTGGTATCTCACCACACGGCTAACTATTTATAACACTGATTTATTAAAACAGGCAGGTATAAATAAAGTACCCGGTACTTACACTGAATTAGCACAAGCAGCCCAACAAATTAAAGATAAAACTGGTAAGTATGCCTTTTTTGTTACTTTTGTTCCGCAAGATTCCGGAGAAGTTTTAGAATCTTTTGTGCAGATGGGAGTAAACTTAGTAGATGCCGAAGGTAAAGCTGCTTTTAACTCTCCTCAAGGCAAAGCAGCGTTTCAGTATTGGGTAGATCTTTATAAAAAAGGACTGCTTCCGAAAGAGGTTTTAACTCAAGGACACCGCCATGCTATCGAACTTTATCAAGCTGGAGAAACAGCGTTATTAGCTTCGGGGGCTGAATTTTTAAAACAGATTAGCAAAAATGCACCAGCGATCGCTAAATATTCTGACATTGCCCCTCAAATTACTGGCGATACTGGCAAAAAAAATGTAGCTGTCATGAACGTAGTTATTCCCCGCGATACTAAACAACCTGATGCTGCTGTTAAATTTGCCTTGTTTGTTACTAATGATGAAAATCAGCTAGCTTTTGCCAAACAAGCGAATGTTCTGCCATCTACAGTTAAGGCTTTATCTGATAGCTACTTTAAAGATGTACCAGTAAATGCCTCAACCATAGATAGAGCACGTACAATTAGCGCCAGTCAACTACAACAAGCAGAAGTTTTAACTCCCAAATTGAAGAATTTTAATGTCTTACAAAAGGCAATTTATGAGAATTTGCAAGCAGCTATGTTAGATGAGAAGACAGTAGATAAAGCTTTAGAAGATGCTGCGCAGGAGTGGAATAGCACAAGGAGTTAG
- a CDS encoding folylpolyglutamate synthase/dihydrofolate synthase family protein — protein sequence MDIDSLLKPFQRFGVNLGLERIQKLLASLGNPHHQVPVIQVAGTNGKGSVCAYLSAVLTEAGYRTGRYISPHLVDWTERICLNEQPISLEEFCNLLLKVQAAISLEDEPPTQFEVITAAAWLYFAQQKVDIAVVEVGLGGRLDATNVCDQPLVTIITSISREHWQNLGPTVAHIAREKAGILKPGCPAVVGTLPPDADKVVRSRILELQCPNFMPQSACQISTEWAEYKSIINQNSTIKYPLPLQGQIQLTNSALALAALEMLQQRGWQISEAAIVNGMAKTKWPGRMQWTSWKNHKLLLDGAHNPAAAQVLRDYVNTLNTPAVSWVMGMLSTKDHKDIFKALLQPNDRLYLVPVLDHSSAHPEELAVLAKQICPELNLCVVYPNLFSGLEAAFSSTDNLVVLCGSLYLIGHFLQTK from the coding sequence ATGGATATCGACTCTTTACTCAAACCCTTTCAACGCTTTGGTGTCAATCTTGGATTAGAACGCATCCAAAAATTGTTAGCGAGTCTTGGTAACCCCCATCATCAAGTTCCTGTCATTCAGGTTGCTGGTACTAACGGTAAAGGTTCTGTTTGTGCCTATCTTTCTGCTGTGCTGACAGAGGCAGGTTATCGTACCGGACGCTATATCTCTCCCCATTTAGTCGATTGGACGGAACGTATTTGCCTCAACGAACAGCCTATTTCCTTAGAGGAATTTTGTAATTTATTACTAAAAGTTCAAGCTGCTATCAGTTTGGAGGATGAACCACCAACTCAGTTTGAAGTGATTACGGCAGCAGCTTGGTTATATTTCGCTCAACAAAAAGTTGATATAGCGGTAGTAGAAGTTGGATTGGGAGGACGCTTGGATGCTACCAACGTTTGTGATCAACCTCTTGTCACCATCATCACATCTATCAGCCGCGAACATTGGCAGAACCTTGGCCCTACTGTTGCTCATATTGCTAGAGAAAAAGCTGGTATTCTTAAACCAGGATGCCCTGCTGTAGTAGGAACTTTGCCACCAGATGCAGACAAAGTTGTGCGATCACGTATTTTAGAATTACAATGCCCCAACTTTATGCCTCAAAGCGCCTGTCAAATTAGCACGGAATGGGCAGAATATAAATCAATTATAAATCAAAACAGCACAATTAAATATCCCTTACCGCTACAAGGACAAATTCAACTGACTAATTCAGCTTTAGCTTTAGCAGCGCTGGAAATGTTGCAACAAAGGGGTTGGCAGATTTCTGAAGCGGCTATCGTTAACGGTATGGCAAAAACCAAGTGGCCGGGGCGAATGCAATGGACTAGTTGGAAAAACCATAAATTATTACTTGATGGCGCTCATAACCCAGCCGCCGCCCAAGTTTTACGAGATTATGTAAATACCCTCAATACTCCCGCAGTTAGTTGGGTAATGGGAATGCTTTCCACAAAAGACCATAAAGATATTTTTAAAGCTTTACTGCAACCCAATGATCGATTGTATTTAGTACCTGTTCTAGATCATAGTTCAGCTCATCCTGAAGAATTAGCTGTGCTAGCTAAACAAATTTGCCCTGAATTAAACTTATGTGTTGTTTATCCAAATTTATTCTCAGGGTTAGAAGCTGCTTTTAGCTCAACGGATAATTTAGTTGTTTTATGCGGTTCACTATACTTAATTGGACATTTTTTACAAACTAAGTAA
- a CDS encoding photosystem II protein Y, which produces MDLDMRLLIVLAPIAIAAGWAVFNIGAAALNQLQNFLNREA; this is translated from the coding sequence ATGGACTTAGATATGCGTTTGCTTATTGTGTTAGCACCGATCGCGATCGCTGCTGGTTGGGCAGTTTTCAATATTGGTGCTGCTGCTCTAAATCAATTGCAAAACTTTTTAAACAGAGAAGCCTAA
- a CDS encoding gamma carbonic anhydrase family protein has product MSNASYWSSVDISQAAFVANNAVVIGSVYIATGASIWYGAVIRADVERIEIGECTNIQDGAILHGDPGQPTILEDHVTVGHRAVVHSAYIESGSLIGIGAVILNGVRVGAGSIIGAGAVVNKDVPPKSLVVGVPGKVVRQVTDVEAVELVEHAERYKKLALFHAGKGTDMGFGAPH; this is encoded by the coding sequence GTGTCAAACGCTTCCTACTGGTCTTCTGTGGACATTTCTCAAGCTGCCTTCGTCGCCAACAATGCTGTGGTTATAGGTTCGGTATATATAGCGACAGGAGCCAGCATTTGGTATGGAGCAGTAATTAGAGCAGATGTAGAACGCATCGAAATTGGTGAATGTACAAATATTCAAGATGGAGCCATTCTACATGGCGATCCCGGTCAACCGACAATATTGGAAGATCATGTTACAGTTGGGCATCGTGCTGTCGTTCATTCTGCCTATATTGAAAGTGGTAGTTTAATCGGGATTGGCGCAGTAATTTTAAATGGAGTGCGGGTGGGTGCTGGCAGCATTATTGGTGCTGGTGCAGTGGTAAATAAAGATGTTCCACCTAAATCCCTAGTTGTTGGTGTTCCTGGAAAAGTAGTGCGTCAAGTGACTGATGTTGAAGCGGTAGAACTAGTTGAACACGCCGAGCGTTACAAAAAGTTAGCGCTCTTTCATGCTGGCAAAGGAACTGATATGGGTTTTGGCGCTCCCCATTGA
- a CDS encoding TIGR02652 family protein, with translation MMNPGLQYPIFGPEIQCPHCRQTIPALTLTDTYLCPRHGAFEANPKTGELIHLQSGRHWRRWNGEWYRQHTHPDGIRFEIHEALDKLYTQGYRATRVIIARRYQELMSGYLERSTPWRGGQQEGTSARLYGLPVEFSPDPAEEPCWEVINFDLDKEPGVPVRYPYFRLFE, from the coding sequence ATGATGAATCCAGGCTTGCAGTACCCAATATTTGGTCCCGAAATTCAGTGTCCCCACTGCCGCCAGACAATTCCGGCACTGACACTAACAGATACTTATTTATGTCCTCGTCATGGGGCGTTTGAAGCTAATCCCAAAACTGGAGAGTTGATTCATCTACAGTCTGGGCGTCATTGGCGCAGGTGGAATGGGGAATGGTATCGGCAACATACTCATCCCGATGGTATTCGATTTGAAATACACGAAGCTCTAGACAAGCTATATACACAAGGTTATCGAGCAACACGGGTAATTATTGCTCGCCGCTATCAGGAATTGATGAGTGGCTACTTAGAGCGTAGTACTCCTTGGCGAGGGGGGCAACAGGAAGGAACTTCCGCCCGCCTATATGGTTTGCCAGTGGAGTTTAGCCCCGATCCCGCTGAAGAACCTTGTTGGGAAGTTATTAATTTTGATTTAGACAAAGAACCTGGTGTACCAGTACGCTACCCTTATTTCAGATTGTTTGAATGA
- a CDS encoding VOC family protein codes for MHHVSIRTANIHRAIAFYEQLGFTVCDRFTTGYTLACWMEGLGGRIELIQIPEPKPAPDAFADEHYVGYYHLSFDITAIATDLPSWLTSLKERLALAAQNQPEQLQPLKVLLEPTQQQIGDRIYEITFIADADGLPLEFIRVLTKLNS; via the coding sequence ATGCACCACGTTTCAATTCGCACTGCTAATATTCATCGAGCGATCGCTTTCTACGAACAACTGGGGTTCACAGTTTGCGATCGCTTCACTACAGGCTACACCCTCGCCTGTTGGATGGAAGGGCTAGGTGGCAGAATTGAACTCATTCAAATACCTGAACCAAAACCAGCGCCAGACGCATTTGCTGACGAACATTATGTGGGGTACTACCATTTGTCTTTCGATATCACTGCGATCGCGACTGATTTACCTAGTTGGTTAACAAGTTTAAAAGAGCGCTTGGCTTTGGCTGCACAAAATCAGCCAGAGCAATTACAACCGCTCAAGGTACTTTTAGAACCGACGCAGCAACAAATAGGCGATCGCATTTATGAAATCACTTTTATTGCCGATGCCGATGGCTTACCCTTGGAATTCATTCGAGTATTAACAAAACTTAATTCGTAA
- a CDS encoding methyltransferase domain-containing protein, giving the protein MGDPVDWAESAISYETFVRQADGIPIPQSSSPKIIAAMLRLLDVQTGMRVLEVGTGSGYSTAMLAYLVGKTGYVVSLDIDSDLVERATRLLTSQGFDMVKVVAQDGREGYLPAAPFDRLIVWATGDALSPAWVEQVRKNGVIVAPIRLLPLANTTAITRVWIDCDRIPKGEKLIPGGFVPLSNQSRYQWHGYAEEADLAVLENYQPVAWVSSQWLRSEKAAQHKPKFLYLLQTASPQNSPLQDNEDVMGLRAYLLANNPRGLTTASTPTLGLGSAIGISQPDSLALLSEFDHAYVKAGTDAAAITLASWIDNWRAVGKPGFEQLRLLVNKIPSRWTVQATLPLF; this is encoded by the coding sequence ATGGGTGATCCAGTAGATTGGGCAGAGTCTGCAATTTCTTACGAAACCTTTGTCAGGCAAGCCGATGGTATACCGATACCGCAAAGCTCATCGCCAAAAATCATCGCGGCGATGCTACGCCTTTTAGATGTTCAAACAGGGATGCGAGTTTTGGAGGTTGGCACAGGTTCTGGATACAGTACAGCAATGCTGGCATATTTAGTGGGGAAAACAGGTTATGTCGTTTCTTTAGATATAGACTCAGATTTGGTGGAGCGTGCTACTAGATTATTGACTTCACAAGGTTTTGATATGGTAAAGGTAGTAGCACAAGATGGTAGAGAAGGTTATCTACCTGCTGCGCCTTTTGATCGCTTAATTGTTTGGGCAACAGGAGATGCTTTGTCACCCGCTTGGGTGGAACAAGTAAGAAAAAATGGTGTAATTGTCGCTCCTATTCGACTTCTGCCACTAGCAAATACTACAGCCATAACTCGTGTCTGGATTGACTGCGATCGCATCCCTAAAGGAGAAAAATTGATTCCTGGAGGTTTTGTTCCCTTAAGCAATCAATCCCGCTACCAATGGCACGGCTATGCTGAAGAAGCGGATTTAGCTGTATTAGAAAATTATCAACCTGTAGCTTGGGTGAGTTCACAGTGGCTGCGAAGTGAAAAGGCAGCCCAACACAAGCCAAAATTTCTGTACTTGTTACAAACTGCTTCCCCTCAAAATAGCCCTCTTCAAGACAACGAGGATGTGATGGGGCTGCGAGCTTATCTTTTGGCTAATAACCCACGTGGGCTGACAACAGCTTCAACCCCAACCCTTGGGCTTGGTAGCGCCATAGGTATTAGCCAACCTGATAGTTTAGCGCTGCTGTCTGAGTTTGATCACGCCTATGTTAAAGCGGGGACAGATGCTGCTGCAATAACTCTAGCTAGCTGGATTGATAATTGGCGTGCAGTTGGAAAACCTGGTTTTGAACAACTTCGTCTACTTGTTAATAAAATACCTTCTCGTTGGACAGTACAGGCAACATTACCCTTGTTTTAA
- a CDS encoding pitrilysin family protein translates to MGVFTALHRYRFLIFVFSLCLIAVLLLGNGSVTSQINIGSTRVNNRNENILKRTQRNLVTDNVRKTILENNLTILTKEVHSAPVVTVQVWYKVGSRNEEPGVNGIAHQLEHMMFKGTKNRPIQFGRLFSALGSDSNAFTSYDQTAYYNTAERDKLHALLELEADRMENALLDAEQLASEKRVVISELQGYDNDPEYRLSQAVLRAAFPKHPYGLPIGGTKADVEKFQVQQLQKYYKEFYSPDNAVLIIVGDFDTAKTLTAVKEIFGKIRKKDRQDTETRRHGDTGNMFDNFSASPSGFGSSDSTGTAKTPTSSPRLNLSASSSPLVLREPGANALLYTVYPLPAANHSDVPALDVMDYILTEGRNSRLYQVLVESGLATDLTGYVTSLREGGWYELAVTANSHRSLKKIDLVMQKAIANLAKTGVTQAEVNRAQAQLEASVILENRDITSQAMQLGNNETTIGDYRYTDSYLAAIRQVTAQDVQRVANKYLQRKLRTIGFFEPSQIQTENNSNAKPSSTQIKENFSSGSTELPDEVAKYLPVVDVTTTPVTLTLPEQFTLPNNLRVLLLPDRSTPTVTLSGNIKAGTEFDPADKAGLASLVAENLMNGTKTRDVYTLANTLDELGASLDFDTYREGVEIEGKSLAEDLPILVQILGDVVKNATFPAKELELSRQQALTDLKQELDDPAEVAQRIFIQTLYPQNHPLHSFPTQKSLRQIRRQDVIDFKHKHYRPDTIVLTLVGDFSPERVRSLIAAEFGDWQVSGEAPKLQYPTVKIPDKIVRVNPVLPGKNQAVTYMGNTGINRQDPRYYAALILNQILGGDTLSSRLGTEIRDRQGLTYGIYSTFQTGKNVGIFLIEMQTAPEDTNRAIKSTRRLIAEIHQQGVSAEELETAKRNAIGNYNVSLANPEDLSSRILMNEVWGLDQEELYSFTNKIAAVTVEQVNQAAKELLHPDKIVVVTAGSSVTAKKNIR, encoded by the coding sequence ATGGGTGTTTTTACCGCATTGCATAGATATCGTTTTCTAATTTTTGTGTTTAGTCTCTGTTTGATTGCGGTTTTGCTACTGGGTAATGGATCTGTGACAAGTCAAATTAATATCGGATCTACTAGAGTAAATAATCGCAATGAAAATATCTTAAAAAGAACACAAAGAAATTTAGTGACAGACAACGTCCGTAAAACAATACTAGAAAATAATCTTACTATTCTGACAAAGGAAGTTCATTCCGCACCAGTGGTGACAGTACAGGTGTGGTACAAGGTGGGTTCACGCAACGAAGAACCAGGGGTAAATGGTATTGCCCACCAATTAGAACACATGATGTTTAAAGGCACAAAAAATCGTCCGATTCAATTTGGGCGTTTGTTTAGTGCTTTGGGTAGTGACTCAAACGCCTTCACTAGCTACGACCAAACTGCATATTACAATACAGCAGAGCGTGATAAGCTGCACGCTCTTTTGGAATTAGAAGCGGATAGGATGGAAAATGCTCTGCTTGATGCCGAGCAATTAGCAAGCGAAAAGCGGGTAGTAATTTCTGAGTTGCAGGGTTACGACAACGATCCAGAGTATCGCCTCAGCCAAGCTGTGTTGAGAGCAGCATTTCCCAAGCATCCTTACGGCTTGCCCATAGGTGGAACCAAAGCTGATGTCGAGAAATTTCAAGTTCAACAATTACAAAAGTATTATAAAGAATTCTATAGCCCTGATAATGCGGTTTTGATAATTGTTGGTGATTTCGACACTGCAAAAACTTTGACAGCAGTGAAAGAGATATTTGGGAAAATTCGGAAGAAGGATAGACAAGACACGGAGACACGGAGACACGGAGACACGGGGAATATGTTTGATAATTTCTCCGCGTCGCCCTCCGGGTTCGGAAGTTCAGACTCGACGGGAACCGCCAAGACTCCGACTTCCTCACCGCGTCTCAACCTCTCCGCGTCTTCCTCTCCTCTTGTATTACGAGAACCGGGAGCAAACGCACTTTTATACACCGTATATCCTTTGCCTGCTGCAAATCACTCAGATGTGCCAGCGCTAGATGTGATGGATTATATTTTGACGGAAGGGCGGAATTCTCGCCTCTATCAAGTGTTAGTAGAATCTGGTTTAGCTACTGATTTGACAGGTTATGTTACAAGCTTGCGTGAAGGGGGTTGGTACGAACTAGCGGTGACTGCAAATTCTCATCGCTCTTTGAAAAAGATTGACTTGGTGATGCAAAAAGCGATCGCCAATCTTGCCAAAACAGGAGTTACACAAGCAGAAGTAAATCGTGCGCAGGCACAACTAGAAGCTAGTGTAATCTTGGAAAACCGGGATATTACCAGTCAAGCAATGCAATTAGGGAACAATGAAACTACGATTGGTGATTACAGATATACAGATAGTTACTTAGCGGCAATTCGTCAGGTAACTGCACAAGATGTACAACGTGTCGCAAATAAATACCTACAACGAAAATTACGTACTATCGGCTTTTTTGAACCAAGCCAGATACAGACGGAAAATAATAGTAATGCCAAACCATCTTCCACACAAATTAAAGAAAATTTTTCTTCCGGCTCAACCGAGTTACCTGATGAAGTCGCGAAGTATCTTCCAGTGGTGGATGTAACAACAACGCCTGTCACTTTGACTTTGCCAGAGCAATTCACGTTGCCTAACAATTTGCGAGTGTTGTTATTGCCGGATCGAAGTACTCCTACAGTAACCTTAAGTGGAAACATCAAAGCTGGTACGGAATTTGATCCAGCAGATAAAGCTGGGTTGGCATCTCTTGTTGCGGAAAACTTGATGAACGGCACTAAAACTAGGGATGTGTATACACTTGCCAACACTTTAGATGAACTTGGTGCGAGTTTAGACTTTGATACTTACCGTGAAGGTGTAGAAATTGAAGGTAAAAGTTTGGCAGAAGATTTACCAATTCTAGTGCAGATTTTAGGAGATGTAGTCAAGAATGCAACTTTTCCGGCAAAAGAGTTGGAACTTTCCCGTCAACAGGCTTTAACAGATTTGAAGCAGGAATTAGACGATCCGGCAGAAGTTGCACAAAGAATATTTATACAAACTCTTTATCCCCAGAATCATCCTTTACACTCCTTCCCCACTCAAAAGAGTTTGCGCCAGATTCGCCGTCAGGATGTGATTGATTTTAAGCACAAACATTATCGTCCAGATACGATAGTGCTAACACTGGTGGGAGATTTTTCTCCGGAGCGAGTGCGATCGCTAATTGCAGCTGAGTTTGGTGACTGGCAAGTGAGCGGTGAGGCTCCAAAGTTACAATATCCAACCGTAAAAATACCAGACAAAATTGTCCGTGTTAATCCAGTGCTGCCAGGTAAAAACCAAGCAGTTACTTATATGGGCAATACGGGAATTAACCGCCAAGATCCACGATATTATGCAGCTTTGATCCTGAATCAAATTTTAGGTGGCGATACCCTCTCTAGCAGATTGGGAACAGAAATACGCGATCGCCAAGGTTTAACTTACGGGATTTACAGCACCTTTCAAACAGGGAAAAATGTAGGGATATTTTTGATTGAAATGCAAACAGCCCCAGAAGATACAAATCGTGCGATCAAAAGCACCCGTAGATTGATAGCAGAAATTCATCAACAAGGCGTTAGTGCAGAGGAATTGGAGACAGCTAAACGTAATGCGATCGGCAACTATAATGTCTCCTTAGCAAATCCAGAGGATTTGTCATCCAGAATTTTGATGAATGAAGTATGGGGGCTGGATCAAGAGGAACTGTACTCTTTTACTAATAAAATTGCGGCAGTCACTGTTGAGCAAGTCAATCAAGCAGCAAAGGAGTTACTTCATCCAGATAAAATTGTTGTAGTCACAGCTGGCTCTTCTGTCACAGCAAAGAAAAATATTAGGTAA
- a CDS encoding cupredoxin domain-containing protein: protein MIQFVAKTSWQFLQCIYLTLALLLCFNFIIITPVLADNNSGNLLKQTPTQVTVSLGNVANELKFEPNHLEFIAGKRYTLRLVNPSAQKHYFTAKDFADNIWTQKVEAGKVEVKGAIHEMELKPGAEAEWVFVALKPGKYSLRCPIPGHTEAGMTGDIAINSGQ from the coding sequence ATGATTCAATTCGTTGCGAAAACTTCCTGGCAATTCCTACAGTGTATTTACTTAACATTAGCATTGCTGTTGTGTTTTAATTTCATTATTATTACTCCTGTATTGGCAGACAATAATTCAGGAAATTTACTGAAACAAACACCAACACAAGTGACAGTCAGCCTCGGTAATGTAGCCAACGAACTGAAGTTTGAGCCAAATCATTTAGAATTTATAGCTGGTAAACGCTACACACTCCGGCTAGTAAATCCCAGTGCGCAAAAGCACTATTTCACTGCCAAAGATTTTGCTGATAACATTTGGACACAAAAAGTAGAAGCAGGAAAAGTAGAAGTTAAAGGAGCAATCCACGAGATGGAACTAAAGCCTGGTGCCGAAGCAGAATGGGTATTTGTAGCACTGAAGCCAGGAAAATATAGCTTACGTTGTCCTATCCCTGGGCATACAGAGGCAGGTATGACTGGAGACATTGCGATCAATTCTGGGCAGTAA
- the map gene encoding type I methionyl aminopeptidase, whose product MNILSNLLSQPAQDNRSKRQRRGIEIKSPREIEIMRRSATIVATVLKEISELVQPGMTTADLDAHAEKRIREMGATPSFKGYHGFPGSICASINNEVVHGIPNAKKVIRAGDVLKVDTGAYYEGFHGDSCITIAVGEVSPEAARLIRVAEEALYKGIEQVKAGNYLMDIAGAIEDHVKANRFCVVEDFTGHGVGRNLHEEPSVFNFRTRDMPNVKLRAGMTLAIEPILNAGSKYTRILSDRWTAVTVDNALSAQFEHTVLVTETGYEILTDRSKV is encoded by the coding sequence ATGAACATTTTAAGTAATCTGCTTTCTCAACCAGCTCAAGATAATCGCTCTAAAAGGCAGCGTAGAGGCATTGAAATTAAATCGCCACGTGAAATAGAAATTATGCGGCGATCGGCAACAATAGTGGCAACTGTGCTCAAAGAGATTTCTGAACTGGTACAGCCAGGAATGACTACAGCAGACTTGGATGCTCATGCGGAAAAACGCATCCGGGAAATGGGTGCAACACCAAGTTTTAAGGGATATCACGGTTTTCCTGGTTCTATTTGTGCCAGCATCAACAACGAAGTTGTACATGGCATTCCCAATGCCAAGAAAGTGATCCGGGCTGGCGATGTTTTAAAAGTAGATACGGGCGCTTATTATGAAGGCTTTCATGGCGACTCCTGCATTACTATTGCCGTGGGTGAAGTTTCTCCAGAAGCTGCAAGACTGATTCGCGTTGCGGAAGAGGCGCTTTATAAAGGTATTGAACAGGTAAAAGCTGGAAATTACCTGATGGATATCGCTGGCGCAATTGAAGATCATGTTAAAGCTAATCGCTTCTGTGTAGTAGAAGACTTTACTGGGCATGGTGTCGGGCGCAATTTGCACGAAGAGCCTTCTGTGTTCAACTTCCGCACTCGTGATATGCCAAATGTAAAACTACGTGCTGGGATGACACTAGCGATCGAGCCGATTCTCAATGCTGGTTCTAAGTACACCCGAATTTTATCCGATCGCTGGACTGCTGTGACTGTGGATAATGCTTTGTCAGCTCAGTTCGAGCATACCGTGTTGGTGACAGAAACTGGCTACGAGATTTTGACGGATCGTTCTAAAGTCTAG